In Deltaproteobacteria bacterium, the sequence ATCTGCTCGGTGACGTGAACGCCGCGCTCGAGGTGCTCGCCCAGGCCTGGACCAGCAGCCGCGCCGACGCCGAGCTCGGGCTCGAGTACGCCAGCGCGTTGGCCAACGCCGGCGAGCTCGCACGTGCCATCACGGTGCTCGGCGAGGTGCTCGACGCGACCGACGACGAGCAGGATCGTCTGCCGCTGCTGACCACGCGCGCGCAGCTGCGTCAACGCGGCGACGATGCCGATCGGCTCGACGCCGCGATCGCGGATCTGGAGGCGGCGACGGCGATCGATGCCGCCCACGCCGCGCACGCGCTGGTCGAGGCGATCGAGCAACGGCTGGCAACCGCGCGCATCGACGGCGACACCGCGGTCGAGCGCGCTGCGTTGGTCCGCGTGGTCGAGCTGTACCAGCTGCTCGAGCGCCGCGACGACGCCCGCAACGTGCTGACCGAGTGGCTCGAGCGCGAGCGCAAGGACACCGGCGCGCTGCAGATCCTGATCGAGATCGATGCCGCCGACGATCGCTGGGACGCGGTCGCGAAGGCCTGCGCGCGACTGGTCGCGCTCGAGCAAGGCGAGGCGCAGGTCACCGCCGCGCTGCGACTGGCCTACGCCTGCCGCCAGCTCGGCCGCCCCGAGGAGGCCCGCGCCGGGCTCGAGCACGCGCGGCGCAAGCAGCCGGGCAACATCGAGATCCGTGAGGAGCTGCGTCGCATCTACGAGCAGATCGGAGCCGATCGCGAGCTCGCCCGCCTGCTGGCGCAGACCGCCGAGGACACCGAGGACCCGCAGGCTCGGCTCGAGCTGATCCAACAGGCGGCGGCGCTGTTCGTGGCGCAGGGCGACACCGAGGCCGCGCTGCCGCTGGTGACGACCATCCTCGAGCTGCTGCCCGGCGATCTCGGCGCGACCGCGCTGCTCGCCGACATCCAGCTGTCGCTCGGCGAGGTCGAAGCGGCGCAGGCCCTGCTCGACGCGGCGATGGCCGACGCGCGCCCGCGCAAGCCCGCCGAGCTCGCGTTGCTGCACCACGGCCGCTCGCGGACCGCTGGCGCCCGCGGGGCCACCGACGAGCAGCTGACCGAGCTGCAGACCGCGTTCAGCCACGACAAGAACAACGGCCAGATCGCCGGCGAGCTCGCCGACCTCGCGGAGGCGCTCGAGCAGTGGGACCTGGCGGTGAAGGTGCTGCGCACCATCACGCTGATCGACGGCGAGTGCCCGATCAGTCGCACCTCGGCGTTCTTGCGGCAGGCGAAGATCGCCCACCGCCGCGGCGATCGTCAGCGCGCGGTGCTGTGGGCCCGCAAGGCCAAGCACGAGGAGCCCGAGTCGAGCGAGGTCGCCGACTTCCTCGCGGAGCTCGGCGAGGGCTAGCAGCCGCAGCGGGCGTCAGCCCGCCGGCACCCACACGCCGGGTGCAATCTGCAGCGCCAGGCCCAGCGCCTCGGCGCGCAGCAGATCGAGCGCGACCGCGGGGCCACCGAGCCGATCGAGCGACGCACCGCGGGCACCCGCGAGCTGCAGCCGCGCGCGCAAAGGCTCGAGCGCCTGCGGCCAGTGGACCGGCGCGACGCGGCCCTGCAGCCACGCCACCAGCGCCTCGGGCCCGTCGCCCGGCCGCAGCGCCCGCGCACCGGCGGCGACCAGCGCCGCGCACCCTGGCGTCCCCACCACCGCGGCCACCGCGATGCCTCGGCGCAGTGCGAGCCGGCCGGTGGTCTCGCTGCCCGAGCGGGCCTCGGCCTGCATCACCACGCACGCGTCGCACAGCGCCACCAACAACGCGTTGCGGCTCACGAACATCGCCCGGCGCGGCGGCGTGCCGGATGGCTGGGCGAACAGCACGCCGCTGCCGGGTGCGGCCGCGATGGCCTCGAACAACCCGCGGTGCTGCGCGGGATAGGGGCGATCGCTGCCGCAGGGCAGCACCGCCAGCTGCGGCACACCGTGGGTGAGCGCGGCGCGGTGCACCGCGGCATCGATGCCGATCGCACCGCCCGAGGCCACCGCGTGGCCGTGCTCGGCGGCGACGCGCACCGCCTGTTCGACCTCGCGGGCGAGCGCGTGCAGCATCGCGCGACTGCCCACGATCGCCAGCCGCGGCGAGGGCGGGAGCGCGCCATGCAGCTCGAAGCGCCTTGGCGCCCCGGCCAGGCCCAACTGCGCGGCGTCGATCGACCGGCGACTCACCGCCGGTGTGCGTCGGCCGGCGCAATCGGGCCGTTGCAGCTGTGCACGCGCGGCCGACCGCGTCAGCCGCCGATGCTGACCTTGCCGCCGGCCTTGCGCGAGCCCCTGCCCGACTTGGTCTGGCCACTGGCCTCGAGCTCCGGCTTGCCACGGGTCGCGGCGTCCTGCTGCTTGCGCTCGCGTTCGAGGATCTCGGGACCCCGCAGCTCGACGTGGTCACCGCGCTCGATCTCGCGGCGCGCGTAGGTCGTGGCGCACAACGCCGTGTCCTGCTGGGTCTGCAACACCACCAGGGCCCCGATCACGCGCCGCGGCCAGCCGTCCTCGTAGGGGATCTTGAAGACGCGCTTCTTGGTGTACTCATCGCCCTTGCGCACGACCTCGAGCACGTTGCCGTTCTCGAGGCCCTGCTTGCTGCCGAGGTTGATGACCACGAACTGGGTCTCGCCGACCAACACGTGATCGCCCAGCAGGCTCTTGCGCTTGCGGGTCTTGGCGATCGGGATCGGACTGGTGTCGTTCATGGTCGCGACCACCAGGCCGGCGGCCGACTTCTCGGCCGGGACCTCGTCGACGCGGCGGAACTGGCGACGCAGCGGGCCCACGCGATACCCCCGCTCGACGGGGTTCACCGCCACCGCGATGGTGCCCTCGGCGGTGTTGCGCGCGATGGTCTGCACGTCGACCTCGCCCATGATCTGCACGATGTAGCCGATGACCTTGCGGTTCTTGAGATCGTAGACCTTCTCGTGCGGCGCGTAGACCACCAGGCGTTCACCGGGGATCGGTGGCCGCGAGCGGTCGTAGCTCATGTACACGGTGTCGAGCGTCGACATCATGACGTTGGCCTCGCCGCCGCCGACGATCTTCATCGCGGTGTCGAACTGCGCCGCGTCGACGAACGCGGTCTGGTTGAGCACGAAGCTCTGCGGCGTCGCGCCCTCGGGCACGTGGGTCTGGCTGAAGCGCAGGTTGGGCTGGTTGGTGTTGCCCGGACCCCGGCGCGGGTCGTACAGCCGCACGCGGTCACCGGGGAAGATCCAGTGCGCGTTGGTGATGTGCTCGTTCCACGACCACAGCCGCGGCCACGCATGGGGGTCGCGCAGGTAGTAGCCCGAGATGTCCCACAGCGTGTCACCGCGCTGGACCACGTGCACGTCCGGCACCTGGTCGGCGTAGTCGGGATCCTCGTCGAAGCGCTCGTCGTACAGCTCGAGGCCGTCGACCACCTCGCCGGCGGCGTTGAACGAGCGCGCCGTCGAGCCGTAGGTCTGATCGGCAGACTTCGCGGCTCCACGCGCGCCGAAGCCGGGGTCGTCGCTGGTGCTCGGGTCGTTGCGACCGCCCGCGGGCGGCGTGCCGAAGGCCGCATCGATGGCCGCGGCGCGACGGGTGTTGGCGGCGTCGACCCCTGGCTGCGGCGAGTAGCTGCCGGTGCCGGGTGCCAGCGCACCGTCGTCGTCGGCCGCGGGCGCGGCAGCGGCGGTCAACGGCCACAGCGACAAGAGGAAGGCCGGCAGCGTGCGTCGCATCGTGATCACCCTTCGAGCTCGCGCAGCCGCGCGCGGGCGATGTCGCTGGCGCGGGTGTCGGGGTACGCATCGACCAGGCCCACCAGCACGTCGCGCGCGTTGGCGTCGTCGCCGAGCTTGCCGTAGCACAGCCCGATCTTGAGCAGCGCGTCGGCGGCCTTGTTGCCACCACCGTAGCGCTCGACCACCGCGGTGAACGCCGCGAGCGCGTCGTCGAAGTGCCCTTGGTCGTAGGCCGCCTCGCCCTTCCAGTAGAGCGCATTGTCGGCGTAGTCGTGCTTGGCGTGGTCGCGCGCGAAGATGTCGAAGGCACGCTCGGCGCCACCGATCTCGCCGGCCTTGTACAGCGCCATCGCAGTCTCGTACTCGGTCAGCACCGCGTTGCCGGCGGCGTCGCGCGGAGGTCGGTCGGGACGCGTGGGCGCGTTGTCCTTGGTGAGCTGCACCAGCCGCGTGCCCACCAGGCGATAGCTCGCGCCCTTGTCGGGACCGACGCTGGCCTCGCCGGCGGTGAGCGGCTCGTGGTCCTCCCACGCATCGTCGTCGGGCGCACCAGAGTTGGGCAGGTTACCCAGCGTGCGCGTCGGGGCGCGCTTGCGCGGCGACGGTGCCTCGTCAGGGGGCGGCTCGGCCTCGGCGCGCGCGCGGGGCTGCAGCCGCACCACCGGCAGCGTTCGATCCTCGGGGCCGTAGCCATCGGCGTCGTGCTCGAGCCGCACCACGCGATCCTCCAGCTCCGCGAGCCGTCGACGCATGGCGGTGTTGTCGCGCCGCAGCGCGTCGACCAGCTCGGCTTGGTCGTGGGCGGCGGCGGCGGTGCGGCTGGCGGCCGCGCCATGGGCACAGCCGGGCAGCGCGAGCGCCAGCGCCAGCCAACCCGCGATCGGCCCTGCACTGCGGGGTCGCGGTCGCGCGCGGGCTCGATTCGCTGCTACGGGTTGCGCCATGCTCTGGTGGACCAGGCTAGCAACCCTGGTCCGAGCCCGCCAAAAACCCGACCGAAGCGGCCGGCCCCGAGGCCCGGCCGGGGCGAGGGAGCGCTGCGGCGGCGTGGGATCGAACGGCCGGATGCACCAGGAGGGCCCGGCTTCGCGCGCCCTCCTGACTCCCAACGCTGCCGAAATGATGCGAAGCTCGCAGGCGACGTGAAGCTCGACAAGCACGTGTTCGCCCCCGCGTTTGCCCTCCTGTTCGGACTCGTCGCGACGCCCGCCGCCGCCGACGAGGCTGGCGCCCAGGGTCGCATCGTCCGCTTCGCGCTCAACACCCAGGGCAGCGACGACGCCGGCTCGCTGGGATCGATCGGCGTGCGCAAGTCCGATGGCAAGATCGACGAGTACCGCTGGGGCGGCACCTCGTGCCCGGCCTCCAAGCTGACCGACAGCCAGGTGCTCGCGCTCGAGCACGCGTTCCACAACCGGCACCGCACGCTGGTGACGCCGCGGTTCAAGCCCGGCGACGTCAAAGAAATCCGCTGCCTGGTCGGCTTCGAGTTCAACGCCAGCTCCTGAATCACGCTGCGCGACTGCGAGGCTTTGCACGGGCGACGCTCCGTGGCATCGTGCGCGCGCCGACGGTCCGTCGCGAAGGCGACGGGGCAAGAGGGAACGCGGTGAGACTCCGCGGCTGTCCCGCAGCGGTATGCAGGAACGAACGTCGCACCCGCACTGGGACCCCCGACGAGGGGCGACTGGGAAGCGCGATCAGTAGGTCACCCAAGAGCCTGCGAGCCCGAAGACCTGCCGTTGGACACGCCCTTCGCGAGGGCGTGATCGAATCGTCCCCGGACCACGCGGATGGCCGGCGATTCCCGACGGACCCACCCGAGGTCTCGCCGGGGAGCAAGGGCCCCGTCGTGGGCCGGGGACACCCAACGTCGATGCGCGCGACATCGCTTCGGGAGTCCACCACATGATCCGTCCTGCAATCCTCTCGGTCCTGCACCGCGCCTGCGCGTCGGTGCCCCTGTTCATCCTCGTCCCCGCGTGCACCGGCGACGACGCCAGCGACACCTCCACCCACGGCGACGGCGGCTCGAGCGACGGCGGCTCGAGCGACGGCGGCTCGAGCGACGGCGGCTCGAGCGACGGCGGCTCGAGCGACGGCGGCTCGAGCGACGGCGGCTCGAGCGACGGCGGCGAGGCGCTGGCGATCGTCGGCGAGTGGGTCGACGACTTCGGCGGCGCCCACGAGATCACGCAGACGCAGTGGGTGCAGACCTTCGGCGCCGACGTCTTCACCTACGCGATCGACAGCTTCGACAACACAGCGCACACCCTCGTCGCGCACAGCGACGACGACGACACCTGGTCGCGCTTAGACTGGACCACGCTGCCCGACGAGCTGTGGTACTGCCAGGCCGCGTTCGGGCTCGACAGCGCCGAGGCGGCCGCCGCCGCGACGCCGGCCGATCCCGCCGACCCTGCCAACGCCGGCTGCGGCGGCTTCAGCTGGAGCCGCCTGACGCCGCAGTGACCCGCGCATCCGATGGATCCCGATCCTCCTCGGGGAGGTTGGGGTCCATCGGCGGCCGTTGGCCCCGCAGCGCCCGCAGGGCGTACCACAGCAGGCTCACCTCACCGATCGCCAGCCCGACCACGACGCCGGCGTCGACGATGCCGCGCCACGGCTGTGAGAGCTGGCTGACCACCATCACCAGCCCGATGATGCCGAGCGACACCGACCACGCGACCACGAGACCCCGCCGCGTGGCGTGGAAATAGGACATGCAGAAGGCCGGCGCGAGTGCGATCCGCAGCGGCGTGGCGTGCTCACCCAGCGCGATCGCCCGCGCGACCACGCGCGGCGAGAAGCGGCGGTGGAACCCACGCAGGCCCTCGGCGTGGGCCATGAACGCGATCCACAGGATCATCGCGATCCACTGCGTCGTGGTCAGACCGGCGTCGATGGCCTCGAGCGAGCGACCGGCGAGGCGCGTGATGCCCTGCCCCAGGAACACCGCGACGCCACCGAGGCCCCATGCGAACGCGGGCAGGTGGGTCACCAGGCGGGGTCGGGTGTCGTCGTGCTTCACAGACATATGTAGTTCGGTACGACGCTCGTGCAGACGCTGCCGCGCGGGCACGCGTCGGACAACGGCATGCAAGGGATCGCGCAGTGCGAGGCCACGCACTGCGCCTCGTCCTCGCAGTCCTCGCCCATCTCGCAGTCGAGCAGGCAGCGCCCGACGTCCGTGAACGGCGAGGCCACGCAGCTGCGTCCGCGCGCGCAGGTCTCCCCGTTCACGCACGTGCACCCCAGCGAGGAGCACGGTGCGCACGCGCTGGTGTCGAGCACGCACGCGCGGCAGGTCGCCACGCCGCTCTCGAAGCCGAGCGCATGGCAGTCGAGCACGCCCGGATCGGCGGCACTGACATCGCACGCCTCACCGAGATCGAGCACCCCGTTGCCGCATCGCAAGCTGCACGCGGCGTCGCAGGCATCGCCGCCGTCGCAGGCCTCGTCGGGTCCGACCCAGCCGTCGTCGTACACGTTGGGCTGACACGTGGGCGTGCAGTTGCCGAAGCCATCGAAGCCTGGATCGCAGGCCTCGCCGGGATCGAGGCTGCCGTCGCCGCACACGCCCCCGCGGCGCCGCTGCTCGACGACGACGAGCCGCCATCGCTGGTGCTCTCGCTGGTGCCGAGCGTTGCCAGGCTCGACGCGACCGACGACGAGCCCTCGCCGAGCTCGACGTGGGTCGAACCGCCGGCGTCGACGCAGGTGCCCGCGAGCGCGGCCGGTGCATGCTCGCCGTAGCGCTGTCCGCTGCCGCAGGTGGCGTCGTCGAAGCTGCACCATCCGTCGGGCTGACAGGTCCCGACCGCGCCACCGTCGACGCACGCGTCCGCGCCTTCACAGGCGAAGGTGCCGACGCGACAGCCCGCCTGCAGCGCGAGCAGCAGCGGTAGCAGCACGCGCGACGGCACGTCGACTGGGGTCCGCCGCGGCGGCACTGTCATCGGGCGTGGCATCGCAGAGCACGGGCGGGAGCGAGCGGCAACGCTAAC encodes:
- the ybgF gene encoding tol-pal system protein YbgF, which encodes MAQPVAANRARARPRPRSAGPIAGWLALALALPGCAHGAAASRTAAAAHDQAELVDALRRDNTAMRRRLAELEDRVVRLEHDADGYGPEDRTLPVVRLQPRARAEAEPPPDEAPSPRKRAPTRTLGNLPNSGAPDDDAWEDHEPLTAGEASVGPDKGASYRLVGTRLVQLTKDNAPTRPDRPPRDAAGNAVLTEYETAMALYKAGEIGGAERAFDIFARDHAKHDYADNALYWKGEAAYDQGHFDDALAAFTAVVERYGGGNKAADALLKIGLCYGKLGDDANARDVLVGLVDAYPDTRASDIARARLRELEG
- a CDS encoding LysM peptidoglycan-binding domain-containing protein, with protein sequence MRRTLPAFLLSLWPLTAAAAPAADDDGALAPGTGSYSPQPGVDAANTRRAAAIDAAFGTPPAGGRNDPSTSDDPGFGARGAAKSADQTYGSTARSFNAAGEVVDGLELYDERFDEDPDYADQVPDVHVVQRGDTLWDISGYYLRDPHAWPRLWSWNEHITNAHWIFPGDRVRLYDPRRGPGNTNQPNLRFSQTHVPEGATPQSFVLNQTAFVDAAQFDTAMKIVGGGEANVMMSTLDTVYMSYDRSRPPIPGERLVVYAPHEKVYDLKNRKVIGYIVQIMGEVDVQTIARNTAEGTIAVAVNPVERGYRVGPLRRQFRRVDEVPAEKSAAGLVVATMNDTSPIPIAKTRKRKSLLGDHVLVGETQFVVINLGSKQGLENGNVLEVVRKGDEYTKKRVFKIPYEDGWPRRVIGALVVLQTQQDTALCATTYARREIERGDHVELRGPEILERERKQQDAATRGKPELEASGQTKSGRGSRKAGGKVSIGG
- a CDS encoding DNA-processing protein DprA gives rise to the protein MSRRSIDAAQLGLAGAPRRFELHGALPPSPRLAIVGSRAMLHALAREVEQAVRVAAEHGHAVASGGAIGIDAAVHRAALTHGVPQLAVLPCGSDRPYPAQHRGLFEAIAAAPGSGVLFAQPSGTPPRRAMFVSRNALLVALCDACVVMQAEARSGSETTGRLALRRGIAVAAVVGTPGCAALVAAGARALRPGDGPEALVAWLQGRVAPVHWPQALEPLRARLQLAGARGASLDRLGGPAVALDLLRAEALGLALQIAPGVWVPAG